A part of Desulfomonile tiedjei DSM 6799 genomic DNA contains:
- the secD gene encoding protein translocase subunit SecD translates to MTHNLRWRIILIGVVLAVSAFLVYPSVGPVPSFWAKYLPNNPVRLGLDLQGGLYLVLEVQADMAVEAVVDQGISEASAVMKEERIRYNDIQRTSPTSLTVYLKDADQAGLFDEKVLDKLQNYKKASTSQTDKGFEVRLQMDQKTAETIKQRAVKQAVDTIRNRVDAFGVAEPDVVMQGVDRIVVQLPGLKEDINRAIDIIKKTARLEFKLVDEKGDLNAALKGEIPTGDEILYQVERSAGTGASSRKPLLIKKQILMTGDSITDAKVQPGQAGGMIVHMDFNRTGAVQFERITGEHVGERLAIILDNRVYSAPVIKDRISGGSAIIEGTFNPEEASDLALVLRAGSLPAPVKILENRTVGPSLGEDSIRLGRNAILLSLFLISICMAFYYKWSGVVADVALSLNLLLIMAVMVSPGLRATLTLPGLAGIALTIGMAIDANVLIFERVKEELRGGKSAKAALDNGYDMAFKTILDTHVTNILTALPLIQFGTGPIKGFAVTLCIGLLISLFTAYFITRTIFDYAFQVKRIKSLSI, encoded by the coding sequence ATGACTCACAACCTACGGTGGCGAATAATTTTAATTGGAGTGGTCCTGGCGGTGAGTGCGTTCTTGGTCTATCCGTCGGTGGGACCGGTGCCTTCCTTCTGGGCAAAATATCTTCCCAACAACCCGGTTCGCCTCGGACTGGATCTTCAGGGCGGCCTCTACCTTGTCTTGGAGGTTCAAGCCGATATGGCGGTGGAGGCGGTTGTCGATCAGGGCATCTCTGAGGCTTCAGCCGTGATGAAGGAGGAGAGAATAAGATACAACGACATTCAGAGGACTTCTCCGACCTCGCTGACTGTTTATCTCAAGGACGCGGACCAGGCGGGGCTTTTTGACGAAAAGGTCCTGGACAAACTGCAGAACTACAAAAAGGCTTCCACGTCTCAGACGGACAAGGGCTTCGAAGTCAGGCTTCAGATGGACCAGAAGACTGCGGAAACTATAAAGCAAAGAGCCGTTAAGCAAGCCGTGGATACCATTCGGAACCGAGTGGACGCCTTCGGGGTCGCCGAACCCGATGTCGTGATGCAGGGCGTTGACAGGATAGTTGTCCAGTTGCCGGGACTCAAAGAAGACATAAATCGTGCGATTGACATCATCAAGAAGACCGCTCGGCTCGAATTCAAGCTCGTAGATGAGAAGGGCGATCTGAATGCTGCCCTGAAAGGTGAGATCCCGACCGGAGATGAAATTCTGTATCAAGTAGAGCGCAGTGCAGGAACCGGCGCGAGCAGCCGGAAGCCATTGCTGATTAAAAAACAGATTCTCATGACCGGTGACTCGATCACTGATGCCAAAGTTCAGCCGGGACAGGCGGGCGGGATGATCGTTCATATGGATTTCAATCGAACCGGAGCTGTTCAGTTTGAGAGGATAACGGGGGAACATGTCGGTGAACGACTCGCCATAATCCTTGACAACAGGGTCTATTCCGCACCGGTGATTAAGGATCGCATATCAGGTGGCTCTGCCATAATCGAAGGCACTTTCAACCCGGAAGAGGCCAGCGATCTGGCTCTCGTGTTACGAGCAGGTTCGTTGCCCGCGCCGGTGAAGATCCTGGAAAACCGTACAGTCGGTCCGTCTCTCGGCGAGGATTCTATTCGGCTTGGGCGAAACGCAATATTGCTCAGCCTATTTCTGATCTCCATCTGCATGGCGTTTTATTACAAGTGGTCGGGAGTGGTGGCTGATGTCGCCCTGAGCTTGAACCTTCTGCTCATTATGGCTGTCATGGTTTCGCCGGGCTTGCGTGCCACTTTGACCTTACCGGGTCTTGCCGGTATAGCCCTGACCATTGGAATGGCAATTGATGCAAACGTCCTGATATTTGAGCGGGTAAAAGAGGAACTGCGCGGCGGGAAGTCCGCCAAGGCTGCTTTAGACAATGGTTATGACATGGCGTTCAAGACGATTCTCGATACCCACGTCACGAACATCTTGACTGCCCTTCCTCTCATACAATTCGGTACTGGGCCGATCAAAGGCTTCGCAGTAACCCTGTGCATAGGGCTTCTTATCTCCTTGTTCACAGCATACTTCATCACCCGCACGATCTTCGATTACGCCTTTCAGGTTAAGCGGATCAAGAGCCTGAGCATATGA
- a CDS encoding tyrosine-type recombinase/integrase, with protein MPLSNPPATLRQFDLSEPSVSISTKELLDAFLSGKSPKTIEAYRRDLEDFRAFTQSDNLPQTILLFIAQGLHQANHLALRYKTHLAEERKLQPTTVNRKLAALRSLSDMAYTLGMINWKVRVKNQKVSSASRDTRGPGNSAVQGLKEEIAKRSDPKGVRDRALFHLLYDLALRRAEVVFLDLADVDLSAGTLRVLGKGRLQKEVLTMPTTTRKILANWIAMRGSEPGPLFVNLHHDPGIRGKRLSPTSLYRIIRELGERTGQKVRPHGLRHTSISEAVRKAQAVGLDVTKVLQFSRHKDLKTLQVYIDQVENAQGKIAELVAG; from the coding sequence ATGCCGCTTTCCAATCCACCAGCCACGCTGAGACAGTTTGATCTATCAGAGCCTTCAGTCTCCATTTCTACGAAGGAGCTGCTTGACGCCTTTTTGTCAGGCAAGAGCCCCAAGACTATTGAGGCATATCGCCGGGATCTGGAAGACTTCAGAGCTTTTACGCAGTCGGATAATCTCCCCCAAACTATCCTACTCTTTATTGCACAGGGCCTGCACCAGGCCAATCATCTTGCTCTCCGCTACAAGACCCATCTCGCAGAGGAAAGGAAACTCCAGCCCACAACGGTAAATCGGAAACTCGCAGCACTCAGAAGCCTGTCGGACATGGCTTACACATTGGGAATGATCAACTGGAAGGTGCGCGTAAAGAATCAGAAAGTATCTTCCGCATCCCGAGATACCAGGGGGCCGGGGAATTCCGCCGTGCAGGGTCTGAAAGAAGAAATTGCGAAAAGATCTGATCCAAAGGGAGTGCGGGACAGAGCCCTTTTCCATCTTCTTTATGATCTGGCTCTCCGCAGAGCGGAAGTGGTATTCTTGGACCTTGCCGACGTGGACCTGTCGGCAGGAACGCTTCGTGTGCTCGGCAAAGGCAGGCTCCAAAAAGAGGTCCTTACCATGCCGACAACGACAAGGAAAATCTTGGCCAATTGGATTGCGATGAGAGGGAGTGAGCCGGGACCCCTGTTCGTTAACCTTCATCACGATCCCGGCATCCGAGGCAAGCGCCTCTCGCCCACGAGCCTCTACCGGATCATACGGGAGCTTGGAGAGCGCACGGGCCAAAAGGTTCGCCCTCATGGACTCAGGCACACATCCATCAGCGAAGCGGTGCGCAAGGCCCAAGCCGTGGGGCTGGATGTGACAAAGGTGCTGCAATTTTCGAGACATAAGGACCTCAAGACTCTTCAGGTCTACATAGATCAGGTGGAGAATGCACAAGGGAAAATTGCCGAGCTGGTGGCTGGATGA
- the secF gene encoding protein translocase subunit SecF, translating into MDLIKPNTSINFLGNRYYAYAFTTIMIILSLASIPIMGYMKLGIDFTGGTVVQVKLNKPAHTEQVREALKPLGENLAVQEFTGASGDEFVIRMEQSEESAEKLSQQVKNLLENKIGKGSAEIRGVEVVGPKVGTDLQESAIWATVIALILLLIYMAFRFTFTMGLAAVVCLLHDLCILYGFFAWTGKEFNLTILAAMLTVVGYDINDTIVVCDRIRDNLKVMKKAPLIKVFNAAINQTLSRTLLTSVGTLLAVAAFLVFETNVLKDFAWALLVGIVFGTYSSIFVASPLVLELDRILPVRRG; encoded by the coding sequence ATGGATCTTATAAAGCCGAACACCAGCATCAATTTTCTTGGCAATAGGTACTACGCCTACGCATTCACAACAATCATGATCATCCTTTCCCTGGCCTCCATTCCTATCATGGGATACATGAAACTGGGAATAGACTTCACCGGCGGGACAGTGGTTCAGGTGAAGCTCAACAAACCGGCGCATACCGAACAAGTAAGAGAGGCACTCAAACCACTGGGTGAAAATCTTGCTGTCCAGGAGTTTACTGGCGCATCGGGTGACGAATTTGTCATTCGAATGGAGCAATCCGAGGAAAGCGCCGAGAAACTGTCTCAACAGGTCAAAAACCTCCTGGAAAACAAGATTGGTAAGGGAAGCGCTGAAATCCGTGGCGTGGAGGTTGTCGGTCCAAAGGTCGGAACGGACCTTCAGGAATCCGCCATCTGGGCCACCGTCATAGCGCTCATCCTTCTCCTCATTTACATGGCTTTTCGCTTTACCTTCACGATGGGACTGGCTGCCGTTGTCTGTCTGTTGCACGATTTGTGCATATTATACGGGTTCTTCGCCTGGACCGGGAAAGAGTTCAATTTGACGATTCTGGCGGCAATGCTGACTGTCGTAGGATATGATATCAACGACACCATCGTGGTTTGCGATAGAATCAGAGACAATCTGAAAGTCATGAAGAAAGCGCCCCTCATTAAGGTCTTCAACGCGGCCATCAATCAGACGCTTTCAAGAACGTTGCTCACCAGCGTCGGCACTCTCCTTGCGGTGGCAGCTTTCCTCGTCTTCGAGACGAATGTCCTCAAAGATTTCGCCTGGGCGCTTCTGGTAGGAATTGTCTTTGGGACCTATTCCTCAATCTTCGTCGCCTCTCCTCTCGTCTTGGAGCTGGATCGGATTCTACCAGTGAGACGGGGGTGA